CACGCGGCTCGCTCGAGCTCTGCGACTTCGTCACGGCCTCGTCCTTCTGCCGCCGCCGACTGCCCACCGTGCTCTTGAAGCTGCGCATGGCGCAGCACCTCCAGGCCGCCGTGGCCTTCGTGGAACAGGGCCACGTGCGCGTGGGCCCCGACGTGGTCACTGACCCCGCCTTCCTTGTCACACGCAGCATGGAGGACTTTGTCACCTGGGTAGACTCGTCCAAGATCAAGCGGCACGTGCTGGAGTACAATGAGGAGCGCGATGACTTCGATCTGGAGGCCTAGCCGATCGTCCCTGCCTTTCGAGGATGGGAAAGCTGAGACCTGATGCTTGAGATTCTGTGAGGGCGCTTGCCCCAAGAGTGTATCGGCCAAGTCGTTGGTTCTTAAGAACTTTGTCCCTCAGCAGCAGGTCACGCACAGAGCCAAAGGGTACGGCCGTTTTCCATAAACTTTTTTTGGTCCTTGGACTATTGATAATTACATTACTGATTTAAGAGACAATGGGAAGCGGTTTTTTGCGGCACTGCGGAATTGTTAGATTATGTACCTGAACCCTTGTAGTGCGAAGGAACTttgagcccctcccctccccctatcTTTCCCTTTATTATCTTGTAGCAGGACAGTTTGGTTAAACCTGTTTAATTCGAGTACTTGCTCTTGTTTTGTGATTAAGCTATGTACAGACGATGGAGAGTCTGGTCTCAAGTTTTCATAAAATGGGTGAGCTTAGTATTCAGGGACCCACCCGTGCCTAAAGGGATGCTTTCCTAATGCCAATAAATGGCCCAACTTTTGTAAGAGcaaatttttgtctgtttttctcacGTAGGTTCACATCTGGGCTCCTTGGCTCAAGAACCCAGTAGAAAAGAACTGGGTCAGCAGCGACCTGCCTGTGGTGAGGCCTGCCACAGGGGCGCATGTGGAGGTTGCA
This window of the Prionailurus viverrinus isolate Anna chromosome B3, UM_Priviv_1.0, whole genome shotgun sequence genome carries:
- the IMP3 gene encoding U3 small nucleolar ribonucleoprotein protein IMP3, yielding MVRKLKFHEQKLLKQVDFLNWEVTDHNLHELRVLRRYRLQRREDYTRYNQLSRAVRELARRLRDLPERDPFRVRASAALLDKLYALGLVPTRGSLELCDFVTASSFCRRRLPTVLLKLRMAQHLQAAVAFVEQGHVRVGPDVVTDPAFLVTRSMEDFVTWVDSSKIKRHVLEYNEERDDFDLEA